Proteins encoded within one genomic window of Mya arenaria isolate MELC-2E11 chromosome 13, ASM2691426v1:
- the LOC128212893 gene encoding dehydrogenase/reductase SDR family member 11-like — translation MERWEGRVALVTGASSGFGEDIAKRLTELGMKVIGCARNIDKIQALADDLKDAKGSLTAIKCDVSKEEDVLAMFEQIKKEYGGVDVCVNNAGLSHDAPLLSGATDQWRNMFDVNVIGLMTCSREAYKSMKERGVDDGHIILIGSMSAHRVVPDAPSIHCYAATKFAVKAITEGLRNELYAAKTHIRVTHISPGPAWTDFNNRMYKDEPEKIKGMWKGVETLTCEDIADSVVHALSAPGRVQIHDILIRPTEFKF, via the exons ATGGAACGTTGGGAAGGTCGAGTTGCCTTGGTAACAGGGGCGTCATCTGGATTCGGAGAGGACATAGCAAAGAGATTGACAGAACTGGGAATGAAAGTTATTGGATGTGCGAGAAACATTGACAAAATACAG GCATTAGCAGACGATCTTAAAGATGCTAAAGGATCATTGACGGCAATAAAATGTGACGTCTCAAAGGAGGAAGACGTATTGGCCATGTTTGAACAAATCAAGAAGGAGTACGGAGGCGTTGACGTGTGCGTGAATAATGCGGGGCTTTCCCATGATGCACCGTTGTTGTCCGGAGCAACAGATCAATGGCGGAATATGTTTGAC GTGAATGTTATTGGACTGATGACCTGCTCCCGGGAGGCGTACAAATCCATGAAAGAAAGAGGGGTAGATGATGGACACATAATACTTATTGGCAG CATGTCGGCTCACCGCGTTGTTCCGGACGCACCTTCCATCCATTGCTACGCCGCCACAAAATTTGCGGTCAAGGCTATAACAGAGGGTCTCAGAAACGAACTGTATGCTGCTAAAACACACATTCGAGTAACG CATATAAGCCCAGGACCAGCGTGGACGGATTTCAATAACCGGATGTATAAAGATGAACCAGAAAAAATTAAAGGCATGTGGAAAGGCGTGGAG ACGTTGACGTGTGAAGACATTGCAGATAGCGTCGTGCATGCTTTGTCGGCGCCTGGAAGGGTACAG ATACACGACATTCTGATCAGACCCACGGAATTCAAGTTTTGA